ATTTGTTTTAGTAAATTTACACTAAAATTACCATTATTAGTGTTTCCACAACACTAGCAGCACGACTCAtttcaacactgacaataaaaagaacatttcagcattagaatgatttctgaaggatcatgtgacactgaagactggagtaatggcttctgaaaatccagctttgccatcactggaatcaactagatttaaataaatccacatgaataataacaacaacaaaaacaacacaaaaaaaaaatccaatttaaTTTCTTATTCTTGCATGAAATATGATTATGATGTAATCACTGTTACATTGGTTAAAACATATTCAGTCAgttgtttaaaacaacttaagacACTGACAGGATGCCGCAAATGCAgtccataaatgtttttttttaaaataacatgaatatttaatgaaaatgctaattatgcgaaagtatacatttttagaaatagcTTCAGCTgttcatttgaataattatgactgACAACCTACCAAATGGGCTGCTGTTTCAGGTGTGTGTACAGGTAAattttctcctcttcttttcTATCCGGGGAGAGTGGGGGAGAAACTACAGGGTACGCAGAGATTAGCACATTTAATAACTCAAACATCTGCAGTACACATGTCTACAGGGACAATCTCTGTGGGTTAAGGGTCTGGCTCAACAGCAGAGTGGTGGAAGCTAATGAATGGTTTGGGTAACCAACCCAGATTCTTAACCACCAAGTCAAATAATCAGTATATATAGAGAAAACCCTAAGTGAGACTTCTAAAAAGCGGTAAAGACATGACAAGAGATCACCACAGGTGAGAGGAGAGAACTAGATGTTAAAAACACAGTGGTGGTTCATCGTGAACTACCTGGAGTCTTGGTTTTCTGTTCAGCAGGTTTGTCTGTGTCTCTGAGGAGGACAGAATGAGAACCGGATGGGTTTGTGAACAACAGAAGCGTCACTAATTAAGAGAGTGAGTAATAGCTATGACAAAATATCACCCACTCATTCTTTCGGCCCAAAGGTCCTCTCAGTTTACTCTCCAGACCCCCAAAGAATCCTTTAACATCGGTTTTAGCTGAGGTGTTTTTGAGCAGTCGCTCTGCGATATCCTTCTTCCCAGAGAGCCAGACCTTTCCACTGCGCAGATACGAGTCGATCCCCCCGCTGGGCCTCTCCAGCAGCTCTGCAGGAGACAGCTGGGACttacctgtcacacacacacacacacacacacacacacacacacacacacacacacacacactaattagaaattcaaattaatcaaaaaggCACACTAGGCAGTCACACACTGTGTATATTAGGAGTGGGATTCTCTTAAAATTTGAATTCTACGATTTGATTCCAAAACGATTCATAACATGAGAACAAAAGGGATCATTAGCATGATACATAATAATTaagagaaattaataattaattgcaaaaaaaatttggTGAATTTATTTAGTGAATCACAGTTCCGCTCAAAATTTGGAGTCAGCAcgattttatataaaacatataaataaataaaagatatttaggctgcaattatttggggaaaaaaatattgtgaaatatttttactattgaAAGTAACTCCTCtatattttagttatattttttaaaatgtaatttatttctgagatgtcaaagctcatttgtttttaaaagaacaatctatttttaaaatgtaaatcttatGTAATACTGTATGCAATTACTGTTCCTTTTAAACAAATAgctaaatgcatccttgctgaataattattattaacttttattaaatcatatttacttttgaaatgtactgtatatgcaccTTTTCCCAGATCACTAGTTTTTATACAAGGTCATATAAACCAACCTCccttaaactaattaaaatggcATTGTTACATTTTTCCAAAACATAATAAGCGGCAGTGCCAGTAATGTCTGAGTCATAGGCTGTAACAGGAAGTGAGAGGAGGTCTGGACATTTCTTTATCAGATTCTTATATTCTTTACAACACCACAGTATGCTTGCTTGATATTAATGGTGAACTCTCTTACCCTTGTAGTAATATGTGAAGCACATGGTCATGAGGTGTTTGGCTGGGGCATAGTCATCCACCTGGTGACAtctgtcaatcaatcaaaaaTTGGTCACATGTGAGTCTCACACTTGCCGCAAACTGACTTGCCAAGAGTTCTACAGACATTTGGTAAATTTACTCTTAACAGTTTGGTTTGGCATTCTATATAATGTCAAACACTCATCTGAGATATTATCGCTGATGTACTTACTCAAATAAAACAACAGCGAAGGACTGAACCAGCCTGTAGAATGTTTGTTCACTTACACATTTGGAGTGACAGCGCTGCAAACACAAAGCATTGCAATCATCACAACGTTGTTTGTTGATGCACATTTTATTGCATgagttttctttatcttttaaaaaggGATTGGTATATTAAGTCTAAATAGACAGTGCTTGATGTTTATAGTGTATTTTATGATAACTATGGGCGAAAGTAATTTTTATGTTATGGTAGATAACCAATAAATtgcagttattaaaataatagaaaaatcactctaaataaattaaaaatagaacacaaaaaacaatgattttaaaagCATCTCAACATtataagattacatttaacagtgctattaaattattactgttattaaagattacattttttaatattggcCAACATTTTGGTAATTTTGTCTGTTAAGTAGTCAAACAATTTTCAACACATTTTTCAAACAATGGGTGTTCATTATTTGGTGTTGCTTAATAAAATCCtatgttgcaaaaaaaatttcCTCCTAAATATGTTTGTATGGCAATTGTAACATTTTTTGCTATGTTTAGTATGTGCCTGAAAAAAATATGCTCTTTACTGCTGCTTTTCACACATACGGTGTGAACTCTCCAACTTAAATAGAGGTGAAAATAGAGAGATGAATATGCACTGTTTGCACACAGTGGTGTTTTAGTGTTACTTATATGCTATTACattattctttaatattttgaattagcttatacagtgccctccactaatattggcacccttggtaaatatggctgtgaaaataaatctgcattgtttatattTCTGATCCTTCATTCAATAAATTGACAGAATTATAATCTTTcactgaagtaaaacaattgaaagtgggGGGAAActcatattatgaaataaatgtttttccccAATGCATATTGGCCATGATTACTGGCACCccaataattcattcaaaatcattATCTGTAAAATATCTCAAAAGCACATTaccattcatataaaaaaaattatgtaagaaGACTAGAAGcatgaaattgtccagccatggcttcctgttccacaggattataaatatgagTAACACAAAAGCCAAATTCCcgtaatcatccatcacaaggagTTAAACCAAAGAATGtagttctgatgtgcagaacaagattgttgagcttcacaaagTAGAATGTGGGTGTAAGAAAAGAGCCAAAGCACTGAAAAccccccatttccaccatcaagGCAATAATTAAGAGGTTCCAATCCACCAAAGATGTTACAAATCTGAggatgtgtgtctatatcgtcctaatgcacgcTGAGGAAAACTATCTAAGCTGTTATCTTGGGAAAATGATCTTGCAATaattgggtgccaataattgtggccaatgtgagCTAGAGAAAAACATGTATTTCATAATGAGATTTTGATAGGTTAgaattatgtgatttttttttaatgaaacatcaAAAGGATAAACGATGCAGATTTGCTCATATTTTCCAAAggtgccaatattagtggaggggactgtatttgtatatttttagttttcattttaattatagttttagttttagtcattttatgtgcgtttgtcatttttactaggttttttatatatatatatatatatatatatatatttctatttagcgtttatttttatttcagatttagttttagtcacttgACTTCAAATTAGTGCTTTAACAAAccaaacacttatttattttagtaagttGCCAAGGCAACCATTCTAAATTTCATTTAAGTAGtacgtttgtttttttattttacatgtttaatctcaatatttatatttgatttcaattatcaaaaaaagatttttgaaagTACTGGTTTTAGTAAAACGATAACAACACCGTTCACACACCTCAGGTGCAGGATCTGTGAAACAGGTCTAAGCCATTATCCAAAATGACCATAATAACTCAtacaattagaaaataaaatgttttgaaattggaATAGAAACATGCAGTGATTTTGTTTTCGTGATTGCTCAGTGTGGCTGCTTTCATACCTGCGCACTGACATATTTGGCAAACCACTCCCTGCCTTTGCCGTTCTCTCCAGTGCACAGCTCTCCAAAGTGAGCTTTCTCCTCCTGATCAAAGTCCTCCCTGAGAGAGGAAAAGAGAATTAAAGGAACCAGGAGTAGCAGcaggaagagaaagagacagggagagaggaataaatgcaaacacacatCAGTTGACATGTGACTATAATTCTGTTTGAAATTTCTTACTCATTCAAGAGAACGGTTCACCTACAAAATGAAGATTTTGTCATCGTTTACTTGTTCTAAACCCCTATGCTTTTCTTACTACCATGGAGAACAAAAGTAAACAAAGGGTTGTCAATCTCCAACAGAGacaaaaaaagcattaaagaCTCATAAAATGAGTCTATGTGACTCATACACGATATTCTAAGCCTTCTGAAGCAACACAATAGCTCTGACTAAGGAACAGACTGTAACTCTAGTTATGaataaaagagcagcatgaacattctgcgaAAAATCTATTTTGTGTTCATGGCTAGTAGTTTGTGGAGCAAATCACCTTCCATGGAAGAGCTTTGCCACGTAGGCTTTCATGAATGCTCTTATCTCCGTTTCTTCTGCGTCCTCGGCGCTGTGACTGGAGCAGGACGAGGACCGCCGTGTGCTCGACGGGTGCGATGGCGATCCTGTGTCATCGTTGTCGCTGTCGGCAGATTCGGTGGCATCACTATCATCTTCTCTGTGGGAAGTGTGTGTGGGGGCCATTGGCTCTGGTAGAAGGGGCTCCATGGTGGCGTGGCTCGCAGGCTCAGGTAAGAGAGGCTCGGATGAGAAAAAGCCTGCCTCACTGGGAGGTCCAAGAACAGAGGGATCTGTCCCTTCTGGGGGTGAGTCAAAGTCTATGAGGTTGTTCACCACGGCCCCCTCCATTCTTTGTTATGGGGGTAATTCAGTCACTAGGTGAAATATGATGATGTCAGCTGAAAAAACGCACAGAGGCAACCGCTGTTTGTAGCTCCACAATTTAGTCACAGCAGCAGGACCTAAGAAAAAAAGCagcttaatttataaatgaatataacaTTACTTAATCTATGTTTGCGGTTAAActtgttatttattaaatcaaagagacagtaaaaacagtaatactgttacataaaaaatttaaataattcaaatattttaatacatttaaaatttatatatgaaatgcaaagctgaatataaGCAGCCATTAatattcagaattcattctaagacactttttttttcccagaCAGTTTTCTTATTAGTCTTTGGTGACtagaaaagttcaaaagaacagtattcatTTCTATTTCGGCACTGAAATCTTAAAAAAAGTAGgtactaatttctttaaaaaaaaaaaaaaaaaaaaaaaaaaaaacttactgaccccaaacttttgaatgatagtgtataatatattttttatattattttgttaattatgttataacacacatacacacattttattaattataataaatgttaatcattgtaataaatatataccATCAAGCATTCAAATCATTTTCATGAAGTGTAACATTATGGGGGAGTACTTTAATGTCCTCTTTTGTGGTAAACTTCCTTGCAGCTGTGTTTATACAGACTGAACACAGCAGTGTCCCTCAGAGCCTGTTAATACGATGTTACATTATGAAATCCATTGCACAGTTTAGGAACTGGTTGGATCATGAAAAGTAGTTTTTTGGCTATCAGTTAAAATGATCCATAAATGATAACTAGTGAGTACCAACCTTAAGATGCAGTGGACCATGCAAGGCTACCACAGGAGCAGCTTCTGTAAGTCAAACCGAATGAAAACAATATATGAATTCTACACGAAGAAGAACAATCATTCATGCTAtacttgaatgattttttttacaagacTTAAAACAACACCAGAAACTATATTCCCTTAGGCTTTTGACAAAATCCTGAGAAATGCATTAGGACTGAGAGGACGGTTACATAATGCAGAGCTGGAGGAGCGTGACTTGGCTGGCTGCACAcaaacaagtgcacacacacacacacacacacacacacacacacacacacacacacactcacaatgacCAGAGTCAGAGAGGGTGTCAATTTGCCACAGCCTATTTTCACTTATCTTTGAGAAGCACAAGGCAGAAAGAAACAGCTGTGTGTTGGGGTAAGCATGGCTTGCTTCTCTGGGAGAACATGTTTTCTTGCATTTCATACATTTAAGCATTCATGAGGGTAAATGCAAATGCTGCAATATTCCTGCCTCCCTGCACTGGAGCACTGCCCCCTTTTTACTCCATCCATTCATGAGAATGCCCCTTCACCCTGAGCCCAGCGCAGAGCATCTGCTGTCAGAGTGACGGGACACTGCTGAGCTGGTCCACTGGCTTGAGGGGCTGAATGGGTTCAGGTCACCAAAGCAGTGCAGTGCAGTGATATCAGAGTCAGCAGTGCAGAGAGAAAGATAATTACATGTGTGATGAATGTCTCAGGGTGGGAGATATTGGGTTGGCTTGTGTGCAAGGTCAAGCCGGTCAAAAAACTAGAAAACTGGTGAGCCAAAACAGTGGCGTTCAATTAGTTTTGTGTCAAGGCTGTTACACTGGATGGGAAATTTTTTACTTTGGATGTCAAGTTGCGACCCAACATTtatcacacaaaaacatttaaaaatgttcataaaagcaacactgaaattattaaaaaaacaaaatcaattatAACAAGATATTAgataattatatatgtgtgtgtgtgtgtatctcactgattataatattaaaaactatcaattaaattatatatggtaacactttattttaagctgtcCTTGTTCCATGTTACATGTATTTTTTGCCAAAGCACTGTCAAGTTTGATTAGGCACAAAACCTTTGACAACCGAAGATATAGGAAGCTTTTTCTCCtccctttattaatttattttgcaataatatcTATGCACAATTAGAtggttatttgcatttttattattatctgaaGAACTTACCTGTAACCAACCCTTTGAGAACCAACTAGTTCAGCGATCACTAGATTTTGAATTACAAGCAAAATGCAAATATAGACCGATTCAGATTACATGCTGtagtaaacaaaatatttaggGAACAAATAATTACTAACCATGCATGATAGTGATAGATTACTAACAGATCAGATTTCGGCTGGATTTAAAAAGCAAAAGGTTTCTCTGTATTAATGGTGTGAGAAAGTGTGTCTCTGGTGCAAAATGAAGGCCAGAGAGAGGTTAATTTGAGGCTGTTTCATTTGTATCATTACGTAACATTTTCTCAAGGGAAACCTCACTTGTATATGTCACGGTATCAGACGCTGTGAGCTTAAGACTGCCATCCTACGATTGAACGCAGGGACTGATCAGCTAGCCGCTGACTGATGCCGCACAATCAGACACATAAACAAAGCCTAAATGGATCGATGCTTCTAACCAGAGAGCATCAGATTCAATAAAAGTCACATACAACTACTCTTTCCTGAGACACTGCACAGAACACACAGACTGAGAATTGCTTTTAACACTGAGCTTTTCATCAATGGCTTGCACTTGAATAGGACTTGAAAAATGAGCCTCGACTTGACTGGAAAGATAAATACAGGGCTATTGTGgtgaattaaaactaaaaccactattacaatttttttaattaaaatgaagctgagatcaaaaataattatataaatattagataaacactttaaagaaaatgatacatacattttagttttttttatatatataaggtaTAAGTTGAAGAACTAAGATGactaattagaaataaataaacaacactaaacactgaacttaaataaaaataaataaacctaattagtaatgtttaaaaatgacaaCACACATAGAAAGATGGctaaaaatttaacaaaaatttaaataaaaaaatcttaataaaagcCAACagcaaatatcatttaaaaaaaaataattgacagtatgtaaataataacaaacaCTCTATATTATTTCACAATGGCTTTACCTCTAAATATAAATCAGCCACTGATCTGAGTCATTTTTCAGAACACATGAAGCAATTATTCACAAGAGATTGAAATGCCGTCTAAGTCAGGTGGCATACCTGCTAATGCAACCCCAGACAGTAAACGGAAATAGAAAGAAATTGAGAAGGAACTAGACTCAATGTAGTTGCAGTTAATACCATGGATTTCTCTAGTGAAAACCATCTTACTCCGCATCCAGTGCTTTAGACCTTTTATTTTACTTGACTTAAAATAGTGCCTGTCAAAATACCAGCTTGTCAAAATACCAGCTTGTCAAAAGACAAATCTAAGGGTCCATTGGAAACCTTTCCTAGAGTCATAATGGCCCTATTTTTAGCCACcataacaaatacatatttatattagcACCAATTAAAAATGCATCAGCATCTCTGGTTGCTTgtaacaatcatttaaaaaaataagcgcAGTTACATATTTTAGGAACACAATATAGGTTTTGAGACACAGTAGCCATGTTCTCAAAGCTCTGATCATTCATACTTTCTTCACACCAGCACTCTATGGATCAGTTTACTCCTGAAAAATGAAACCTCCCCCTCCACCTTCTTATTGTAAACAACACTGTGCAATCATATGGCACACTTTCATGCGGAAAGCAAGGCGGATAATACTGGAAGTAAGCGAATATCTCGTTCATTCCGTCGCTAACTGCATTTATATAACAGCTCGCGCATATATTTATATAGGTATCTGCCTGCAGCGTAATGAATATCGATAATGATACTTTTTTCATCAGCACGCCATGTTCATTCGCGCTACGTACATAAGAAAATGTCATAATGGACATAACAATAGCGCTGTTCGAACTGTTAACGTCAAGTCCCCTAATAAAGTCTTGTAAGATGACGGTTACCCTGGATGTTCCAGCTGGAGCTTCGTCTTCCAGGCGCGTAGATGCACAGGCTGCTACGAACTGCTCTGAGGCTGATTGTGCGCATGCGCAACATTATCAGTAGCGGACTGGGGAATCCAGTGACGTAGCCTAGATGTCACGTGACTACACACTGCGTATTTTTCACTGTTCACGTTTGATCTCGTCAGTTGTAAACGCATCTTTAAGTtctttattagaattatttccaataattaaataacacaaatggacATATGGGAATTTTGGTAAACAGTAACACAATTTCCAGaaattaatatgtaataataatacagaataaGTAGTAATATGTAGtaataatacagaaatacatttggtttatatatatatatatatatatatatatatatatatatatatatatatatatatatatatatatatatatatatatatatgtatgtatgtatatatatatatatatatatatatatatatatatatatatacatatatatatatacatatatatatatatacatatatatatatatatatatatatatatatatatatatacatacatacatatatatatatatatatatatatatatatacatacatacatatatatatatatatatatatatatatatatatatatatatatatatatatacatatatatatatacatacatacatacacacacacacacacacacacactgtactagtcaaaaggttttgagcagtaagattatatatttaaaataactgttttctatttaaatatatttaaaaatttaatttattcctgcaatttcaaagctgaatttttagcatcattactccagtcacatgatcctttagaaatcattcaaatattctgatttgctgctcaaaaaaacatttatgatgatgattatcattattattatattgaaaacAGCGGAGtcaatttttttcaggtttctttgatgaacagaaagttcagaagaacaaacttttctgaaatatatattttataaccttataaatgtattttgatcaatttaaagcattcttgctaaataaaagtattaattaatatatatatagcttcaatcttttgaatggtatatgtagcctataatgttacaaaagctttttatttcagataaatgctgatctttggatctttctgtCAGATCTTACTGTATATAGCCTTTGTATCACACCCATAGCACATCTTGTTTTGGACAAGAATATAATGTAAGGTCTGACAACatcatgtatttttattcaaattggcCCATGGAAACCTCTATGAATTCACTTGACTTGGCCAACAAAATTGCTGTGGAAAAATTtaggttttattaaaaagtgtttatgTATTCTACACTCATGGCGTGCACACACATTAGGATAGGTCCCTATCAAGCACTTTACTGATTCAACTTTTCTCCTGTCCTCCTCCATCACTCACTGCAAAGCAAGCCTGTTCATATTTGATTGgcaagatttattatttatttacaaacaaatatgtattatttatttgtaatgggCCTTActatttcatttgtaaaaaaaaaattaacattttttctttcttataaaGAAATCTGAAATTATTCTGTACATTACTATGAAATACAGACAAAAAAGGTTAATCAAGCTGCAAAATGTTAATCTGGGAACAATTTCACAGTCAAATAATTATTTGCACACTGACGTAAACATTAGATTTTGTTCATATGTTCTTATTGTGCTTATTGATGAAATAACTAATTAGGTTTTGTGAAGTTCTACAAGCTTTTTAGGTAATTCTTCAGTGAAAAAGAGCAGCTTGTCCATCTTCAGAGCCTGTCCCTCAGTTTGCTGCAATCCCTGGTTCATGTATTTATTAGACTTGTCATACACAGGCCACTACGTGCCAGATTGGGACCATCTGGTGAGCTGTataaattaactaattatttaGGGAATAAAGGATCATCATTAACTAATGCTTTGTCCAACAATGGATGTACCACTTAACCAGTATGAATAAAGTTAGCCCAGTATCTCATGATGGTTCTGCATAGCGGTTTTCTTCCTCAGTGAGTGTTCCTGTAGATGATAAAGAGTTGATAACCATAACCACACAACCACTTCATCATTAACATTTTCACTTTTGTTTCAATCATTTGCAGCTTCAAACCCCTGGTATAGTAAATCGTCCAGTACAAATGTCCAGTATATTAATAATTTGCCTGGACAAATAAGTTCTTAGATCTGTATACCGACTTTGATATGGCCATCCCAAAAGCAGGCCCCAAACTCAAATCCAAGTTCATCACCATGGTCAGCTTTCACAAAGCTGGGTCTGTAATCTTTACATATACTTGGCCAGTGCTGGAACTCATACACAGGCAATGCAGCATCTGTGAAGTTAGAACGTAGAAGGATGGAAAATAATAAAGGAAACCAATAGTAAAACATCACTGATTGTGAAATGTTGCCAGTGAAATCGCAACTAACCTCTGTAAGATGCAACCTCAATGAAGGGAACCATCATAAAAAGATCCCCCAGCATCTCAGTAAATGCATTGCGAATGTCCTGTGGAGTTTTAGCAGTTTTTAGGTATTCTTCTGCTATGATTTCATTGACTCCTGACGTCTATGGTGACAGAATAAAGGATTACACATATTCTACCGAGCCTCCTAAATCATATGTTGTACTTTGTTCACTAGAGGGAGACAAACACTAACAAAGAGTTAATCCAACCAAACTCATTTGCATTTTAGTTTCTTAATCACTACAAATAATCtggaaagaaagaagaagagaagTTGAGTTTTACTCCATCTTTGTTAAAATTGTCCAACATTTGTTTCACTAATTTGTTTCCATCCCTTTTATTCAGTCTTCGGAGAATAAGGCCTGAAAACAAAGtgcattactatttaaaaatagtCATAAAGGTTCATAGagcttttgtttcattttaccATTCCATACAAAAATATCAGATACTTGCCTGAAGG
This sequence is a window from Carassius auratus strain Wakin chromosome 43, ASM336829v1, whole genome shotgun sequence. Protein-coding genes within it:
- the LOC113061490 gene encoding uncharacterized protein KIAA0513-like isoform X3; this translates as MEGAVVNNLIDFDSPPEGTDPSVLGPPSEAGFFSSEPLLPEPASHATMEPLLPEPMAPTHTSHREDDSDATESADSDNDDTGSPSHPSSTRRSSSCSSHSAEDAEETEIRAFMKAYVAKLFHGREDFDQEEKAHFGELCTGENGKGREWFAKYVSAQRCHSKCVSEQTFYRLVQSFAVVLFECHQVDDYAPAKHLMTMCFTYYYKGKSQLSPAELLERPSGGIDSYLRSGKVWLSGKKDIAERLLKNTSAKTDVKGFFGGLESKLRGPLGRKNEDTDKPAEQKTKTPVSPPLSPDRKEEEKIYLYTHLKQQPIWHTLRFWNAAFFDAVHCERNKRSPTTRRTAEEEKDERSVLHSVCCSGHCKIERGKPKKAED
- the LOC113061490 gene encoding uncharacterized protein KIAA0513-like isoform X1, which encodes MEGAVVNNLIDFDSPPEGTDPSVLGPPSEAGFFSSEPLLPEPASHATMEPLLPEPMAPTHTSHREDDSDATESADSDNDDTGSPSHPSSTRRSSSCSSHSAEDAEETEIRAFMKAYVAKLFHGREDFDQEEKAHFGELCTGENGKGREWFAKYVSAQRCHSKCVSEQTFYRLVQSFAVVLFECHQVDDYAPAKHLMTMCFTYYYKGKSQLSPAELLERPSGGIDSYLRSGKVWLSGKKDIAERLLKNTSAKTDVKGFFGGLESKLRGPLGRKNEDTDKPAEQKTKTPVSPPLSPDRKEEEKIYLYTHLKQQPIWHTLRFWNAAFFDAVHCERNKRSPTTRRTAEEEKDEREKWCHMTKEEKDDSSRFNENITFGQLGTFTHNMVAFGLSKKLCNDFLKKQAVIGNLNEEQYKLLCDHIEQMAAE
- the LOC113061256 gene encoding carboxylesterase 5A-like: MLGDLFMMVPFIEVASYRDAALPVYEFQHWPSICKDYRPSFVKADHGDELGFEFGACFWDGHIKVGTLTEEENRYAEPS
- the LOC113061490 gene encoding uncharacterized protein KIAA0513-like isoform X2 is translated as MEGAVVNNLIDFDSPPEGTDPSVLGPPSEAGFFSSEPLLPEPASHATMEPLLPEPMAPTHTSHREDDSDATESADSDNDDTGSPSHPSSTRRSSSCSSHSAEDAEETEIRAFMKAYVAKLFHGREDFDQEEKAHFGELCTGENGKGREWFAKYVSAQRCHSKCVSEQTFYRLVQSFAVVLFECHQVDDYAPAKHLMTMCFTYYYKGKSQLSPAELLERPSGGIDSYLRSGKVWLSGKKDIAERLLKNTSAKTDVKGFFGGLESKLRGPLGRKNEDTDKPAEQKTKTPVSPPLSPDRKEEEKIYLYTHLKQQPIWHTLRFWNAAFFDAVHCERNKRSPTTREKWCHMTKEEKDDSSRFNENITFGQLGTFTHNMVAFGLSKKLCNDFLKKQAVIGNLNEEQYKLLCDHIEQMAAE